In Tenrec ecaudatus isolate mTenEca1 unplaced genomic scaffold, mTenEca1.hap1 Scaffold_2360, whole genome shotgun sequence, a single window of DNA contains:
- the LOC142436364 gene encoding translationally-controlled tumor protein-like: MIIYRDLISRDELFSDVYKIWEITGGLCLEVEGTMVRRAQGHIYDALIGGNASAEGPEGDGPEHKVVTDVDIVMNHHLQETSFTKEAYKRYIKDYMKSLKGKLEERKPERMKPFMTGAAEQIKHILANFKKYQFFQGENTIPDGMVALLDYREGGGTPYMIFFKDSLEMEKC, translated from the coding sequence ATGATCATCTACCGGGACCTCATCAGCCGAGATGAGCTGTTCTCTGACGTGTACAAGATCTGGGAGATCACGGgcgggctgtgtctggaagtggagggTACCATGGTCCGCAGGGCCCAAGGCCACATCTATGACGCGCTCATCGGCGGCAACGCGTCCGCCGAAGGCCCCGAGGGCGACGGGCCCGAGCACAAGGTGGTCACCGACGTGGACATCgtcatgaaccatcacttgcaggaGACCAGCTTCACCAAGGAGGCCTACAAGAGGtacatcaaggactacatgaaatccCTCAAAGGCAAGCTGGAGGAGCGGAAGCCGGAACGCATGAAGCCCTTTATGACCGGGGCTGCCGAGCAGATCAAGCACATCCTCGCCAATTTCAAGAAGTACCAGTTCTTTCAGGGCGAGAACACGATTCCCGACGGCATGGTGGCCCTGCTGGACTACCGCGAGGGCGGCGGGACCCCGTACATGATCTTCTTCAAGGACAGCTTAGagatggagaagtgctga